Proteins found in one Mucilaginibacter gracilis genomic segment:
- a CDS encoding Sec-independent protein translocase subunit TatA/TatB: MLSSTLLFLSPGDITLILVAALVLFGGKKLPELARGLGQGIKEFKDATDGSKSDPQSSVNQAPPVYQAPPAAPPVQQAPPAGGFKSDLPDYTPVNQTHPPAQQ; the protein is encoded by the coding sequence ATGTTAAGTTCAACATTATTATTTTTAAGCCCAGGCGATATTACACTAATACTGGTAGCAGCCCTGGTTTTATTTGGCGGGAAAAAATTACCTGAGCTGGCCCGTGGTCTTGGTCAGGGTATTAAAGAATTTAAAGATGCTACCGATGGCAGCAAGTCCGATCCGCAAAGCAGCGTAAACCAGGCTCCGCCGGTTTATCAGGCCCCGCCTGCTGCACCACCAGTGCAACAAGCACCGCCAGCCGGAGGTTTCAAGTCTGATTTGCCTGATTATACACCAGTAAATCAAACGCATCCGCCTGCACAACAATAA